A region of Nitrospirota bacterium DNA encodes the following proteins:
- a CDS encoding glucose-1-phosphate thymidylyltransferase, which produces MKALILSGGKGTRLRPLTYSGAKQLVPVANRPILFYCIDNIVNAGIREIGIVISPETGDEIRETVGNGKTWGARITYILQDKPAGLAHAVKISRGFLKNSSFVMYLGDNLIGTDIRKFVLDFEKKRSDALILLKAVENPRQFGVADVAKNGTILRLIEKPENPPSNLALVGVYIFASRIHKAIDRIKPSTRGELEITDAIQELITMGHQVKSFTLKDWWLDTGKKDDLLTANAIVLDEWGRKKIEGTIDRASKILGRVSLGRNSSIKASTLRGPVVIGENTVVENSFIGPHTSIGDNARIINSSIEHSVILSGSEIIDVERMEESLIGRRVRVLKNHRHKALRLMVGDDSTVEV; this is translated from the coding sequence ATGAAGGCTCTCATACTCAGCGGCGGCAAAGGCACACGGCTCAGGCCCCTCACCTATTCAGGCGCAAAACAGCTCGTTCCTGTTGCCAACAGACCAATCCTCTTTTACTGCATAGATAACATCGTCAATGCAGGGATCAGGGAGATCGGCATTGTGATCTCTCCTGAAACCGGCGACGAGATCAGGGAAACGGTCGGCAATGGCAAGACGTGGGGGGCAAGGATAACCTATATCCTGCAGGATAAGCCGGCAGGGCTTGCCCATGCAGTAAAAATTTCCAGGGGCTTTCTGAAAAACTCGTCTTTTGTGATGTACCTCGGCGACAATCTGATCGGCACAGATATCAGAAAGTTCGTACTGGATTTCGAAAAGAAGCGGTCAGATGCGCTTATCCTCCTTAAGGCGGTCGAGAACCCCAGGCAGTTCGGTGTTGCCGATGTGGCGAAGAACGGGACCATTCTCCGGCTTATCGAGAAGCCTGAAAATCCTCCTTCGAACCTTGCACTTGTCGGCGTCTATATTTTCGCCTCACGGATCCACAAAGCTATTGACAGGATCAAGCCTTCGACCCGCGGAGAGCTTGAGATCACTGATGCAATCCAGGAGCTTATCACCATGGGCCATCAGGTGAAGAGCTTTACCCTTAAAGACTGGTGGCTCGATACCGGGAAAAAAGATGACCTGCTCACCGCAAATGCCATTGTTCTCGATGAGTGGGGGCGGAAAAAGATCGAGGGGACCATAGACAGGGCTTCGAAGATCCTCGGCCGGGTGTCCCTCGGCAGGAATTCGAGCATCAAGGCAAGCACACTCCGCGGACCGGTTGTCATCGGAGAGAACACGGTCGTTGAAAATTCTTTTATCGGCCCGCATACCAGCATCGGCGATAATGCCAGGATCATCAACTCCTCGATAGAGCATTCGGTGATCCTGAGCGGAAGCGAGATCATCGATGTGGAGAGAATGGAAGAGAGCCTCATCGGCAGGCGTGTCCGCGTCCTCAAGAACCACCGTCACAAGGCCCTCCGCCTCATGGTAGGCGACGACTCGACCGTAGAAGTGTAA
- the gpmA gene encoding 2,3-diphosphoglycerate-dependent phosphoglycerate mutase codes for MTKLVLLRHGESVWNRENRFTGWTDVDLSGKGREEARQAGRVLKAEGLVFDMAFTSVLKRAVKTLWLVLDEMDLVWIPVKNSWRLNERYYGALQGLNKSEMAAKFGEEQVRIWRRSYDVMPPALERSDSRYPGNDPRYAGLAEKDIPLAESLKSTVERFAPYWQEAIVPEIASGKRVLIAAHGNSLRALVKYLDNIPDNEIVGMNIPTGIPLVYELDDMLRPIRRYYLGDQEEIVRAMEKVANQGKK; via the coding sequence ATGACAAAACTTGTGCTTCTGAGGCATGGCGAAAGCGTCTGGAACAGGGAGAACCGCTTTACCGGCTGGACTGACGTTGATCTGTCAGGGAAAGGCAGGGAAGAGGCGCGGCAGGCAGGCCGGGTGCTGAAAGCAGAAGGTCTCGTCTTTGACATGGCGTTTACCTCGGTGCTGAAACGGGCGGTCAAGACCCTCTGGCTGGTTCTGGACGAGATGGACCTCGTCTGGATCCCGGTCAAGAACTCCTGGCGCCTCAACGAGCGCTATTATGGGGCGCTGCAGGGCCTGAACAAATCCGAGATGGCTGCAAAGTTTGGGGAAGAGCAGGTGCGTATATGGAGGCGCAGCTATGATGTGATGCCTCCGGCACTCGAAAGAAGCGACAGCAGGTATCCTGGCAATGACCCGAGATACGCCGGGTTGGCTGAGAAGGATATCCCGCTTGCCGAAAGCCTGAAGAGCACGGTAGAGAGGTTTGCACCATACTGGCAGGAAGCAATTGTTCCGGAGATCGCATCAGGGAAGAGGGTGCTGATAGCAGCACACGGCAACTCGTTACGGGCACTTGTCAAATATCTGGACAATATCCCTGACAACGAGATCGTCGGCATGAACATCCCTACAGGCATTCCCCTTGTGTACGAGCTTGATGACATGCTCAGGCCGATTCGGCGTTATTATCTTGGCGATCAGGAAGAGATAGTAAGGGCCATGGAAAAAGTCGCGAATCAGGGTAAGAAATAA
- the fusA gene encoding elongation factor G — MANFEVGSIRNVALIAHSGAGKTSLAEAMLFSAGMTDRLGNVQDGTTVTDFEPEEIDRKITITSSLAFCNWNNYRINIVDTPGFINFIEDTKGCLRVVDGAVILVSAISGVKAETERVWKYACEYEIPRIVFINKMDKDTANFERALDEVQKSFETEPIPLQIPIGAGDTFTGIIDLVKMKAFILSNGKIGEQDIPADRADEAEKYRKKLVEKIAESDDALLEKYLEGTEPTQAEILSGIKEGSLSRKYIPVSCGAATKNIGTSNLLDTIALCLPSPVEMATIAPISGKNPKDGGLIFRKPSEAEPMSAFIFKTIADPYAGKLSLFRVYSGTLKADSAVYNATADTKERIGQVFYLQGKKHVPVQTLGAGEIAVVAKLKETNTGDTLCDEAKPIIFDKVKFANPIISYAIAPKSKGDEEKVSVALHKVLEEDPTLRFSRDEESKEMLISGMGQVHIQVMLDRLKRRFGVEIEMKTPKIPYRETIHGSAKVQGKYKKQSGGKGQYGDCHITVEPLPRGAGFEFVDKIVGGSIPRQYIPAVEKGIIEAMHDGVIAGYQTVDLRVTLTDGSYHTVDSSEMAFKIAGSMAIKKAVQEAKPALLEPLMKTEITIPEESLGAIIGDLNSKRGKVQGVEPQAGGNQKINALVPMAEMLTYANQLHGLTSGRGLYSMEFSHYEEVPSHLAQKIIAERQAHRQEKHV, encoded by the coding sequence ATGGCTAACTTTGAAGTTGGAAGCATCAGGAATGTCGCTCTCATCGCCCATAGCGGGGCAGGCAAGACTTCTCTTGCCGAGGCAATGCTCTTCAGTGCAGGAATGACCGACAGGCTCGGCAATGTGCAGGACGGCACAACCGTTACTGACTTTGAACCGGAAGAGATAGACCGGAAGATAACCATCACATCATCTCTTGCCTTCTGCAACTGGAACAACTACCGGATAAATATTGTCGACACTCCCGGCTTTATCAATTTCATCGAGGACACGAAAGGCTGCCTAAGGGTGGTGGACGGAGCGGTCATTCTCGTGAGCGCCATCTCAGGCGTTAAGGCAGAGACCGAAAGGGTCTGGAAATATGCCTGCGAATATGAGATACCAAGGATCGTCTTTATCAACAAGATGGACAAGGACACGGCCAATTTCGAGCGCGCCCTTGATGAAGTGCAGAAGTCCTTTGAGACAGAACCGATCCCGCTTCAGATACCGATCGGCGCCGGCGATACGTTCACCGGCATCATCGACCTCGTAAAGATGAAGGCCTTCATCCTGAGCAACGGCAAGATCGGTGAGCAGGATATTCCGGCAGACCGCGCGGATGAGGCTGAAAAATACCGGAAGAAACTGGTCGAAAAGATCGCCGAGTCTGACGATGCCCTGCTCGAAAAGTATCTTGAAGGCACAGAACCGACCCAGGCCGAAATCCTGAGCGGCATCAAAGAGGGTTCTCTTTCGAGAAAGTACATACCCGTCTCATGCGGCGCTGCCACGAAGAATATAGGGACCTCAAACCTTCTCGATACGATCGCGCTCTGCCTGCCTTCACCGGTCGAGATGGCCACTATTGCGCCGATCAGCGGAAAGAACCCTAAGGATGGCGGACTGATCTTCAGAAAACCTTCGGAAGCAGAGCCGATGTCTGCCTTTATTTTCAAGACCATCGCAGACCCCTATGCAGGAAAGCTGTCTCTCTTCAGGGTCTATTCAGGCACTCTTAAGGCGGATTCGGCAGTCTATAATGCTACGGCCGATACTAAGGAGAGGATTGGGCAGGTATTCTACCTTCAGGGCAAGAAACATGTGCCTGTCCAGACCCTGGGCGCAGGTGAGATAGCGGTCGTGGCAAAGCTGAAGGAAACGAACACCGGCGACACCCTCTGCGATGAGGCAAAGCCTATAATTTTCGACAAGGTGAAATTCGCCAACCCGATCATCTCCTATGCCATAGCACCCAAGTCCAAGGGCGATGAGGAGAAGGTGAGCGTTGCACTCCACAAGGTCCTCGAAGAAGACCCGACACTCAGGTTCAGCAGGGACGAGGAATCCAAAGAGATGCTCATCTCCGGCATGGGACAGGTGCATATCCAGGTTATGCTCGACCGCTTAAAGAGAAGGTTCGGCGTGGAGATAGAAATGAAGACGCCGAAGATCCCGTACCGCGAGACGATCCACGGCTCTGCCAAGGTCCAGGGCAAATACAAGAAACAGTCCGGCGGAAAAGGCCAGTACGGCGACTGCCACATCACAGTAGAGCCGCTTCCGCGCGGCGCCGGCTTTGAGTTTGTCGACAAGATCGTCGGCGGCTCCATCCCGCGTCAGTACATCCCTGCTGTTGAAAAAGGTATCATCGAGGCAATGCATGACGGCGTTATAGCCGGTTATCAGACCGTTGACCTGCGCGTCACGCTTACTGACGGTTCATACCATACGGTTGACTCCTCTGAAATGGCGTTCAAGATCGCAGGCTCCATGGCGATCAAGAAGGCCGTACAGGAAGCAAAGCCCGCATTGCTTGAGCCGCTTATGAAGACCGAAATTACCATACCAGAAGAATCGCTCGGAGCGATCATCGGCGATCTGAACTCAAAGAGAGGGAAAGTGCAGGGTGTTGAGCCGCAGGCAGGCGGCAATCAAAAGATCAATGCGCTGGTGCCGATGGCTGAAATGCTCACGTATGCAAACCAGCTCCACGGTCTGACCTCGGGAAGGGGCCTGTACTCCATGGAGTTCTCGCATTATGAGGAAGTGCCGTCTCATCTGGCCCAAAAGATCATTGCAGAGAGGCAGGCACATAGACAGGAGAAGCATGTCTGA
- a CDS encoding SoxR reducing system RseC family protein, with translation MTGDQSMEIEALNKAGAVAGQKVKVMVHTYAYMKGSMVIYGFPALMLVIGAVMGKELMPAFFPSLNADSLSAIFGFSFLIASFILVKIWAGSQTKKTSSTPVVEEILP, from the coding sequence GTGACAGGTGATCAGTCCATGGAGATCGAGGCCCTCAATAAAGCAGGAGCTGTTGCCGGCCAGAAGGTCAAGGTCATGGTCCATACCTATGCGTACATGAAGGGCTCCATGGTCATCTACGGCTTTCCTGCCCTGATGCTGGTGATCGGAGCGGTCATGGGCAAGGAGTTGATGCCCGCTTTCTTTCCTTCCCTGAATGCAGACTCGCTTTCTGCAATTTTCGGGTTCAGTTTTCTGATCGCATCATTTATACTGGTAAAGATCTGGGCCGGGAGTCAGACAAAAAAAACCTCATCGACACCGGTAGTTGAAGAGATATTGCCATAG
- a CDS encoding translation initiation factor has protein sequence MSAGNTRLVYSTEKAISRKEAPAEKDLPASQRTSGQRVIVRLDRKGRGGKSVTVVEGLQLPQQEKEALLKRLKSGIGTGGTMKDNALEIQGDHCGTVMAALEKLGYRPKRSGG, from the coding sequence ATGTCAGCAGGTAATACAAGATTGGTATATTCAACAGAAAAAGCGATTTCGAGGAAGGAAGCTCCGGCTGAAAAAGACCTCCCTGCCAGTCAGCGGACAAGCGGGCAAAGGGTGATCGTTCGGCTTGACCGCAAGGGCAGGGGCGGCAAATCCGTTACGGTCGTTGAAGGTCTCCAACTGCCGCAGCAGGAAAAAGAGGCGCTGCTTAAGCGCCTGAAGTCAGGCATCGGTACGGGCGGCACCATGAAGGATAACGCTCTGGAGATCCAGGGCGATCACTGCGGCACGGTCATGGCAGCTCTGGAGAAGCTTGGGTACCGGCCTAAGCGTTCCGGCGGTTAA
- a CDS encoding DEAD/DEAH box helicase, with protein sequence MKFHAFNLHTQVTAGITAAGYVTPTPIQVQAIPPVLEGSDVMGLAQTGTGKTAAFVLPILHRLMQGERRHVRALIVAPTRELAEQIHETINNLGNHTRLKSVTIYGGVGFNPQVEKLRRGAEIVVACPGRLLDHIEQRTINLSQVEVLVLDEADRMFDMGFLPDIRKIIKHIPAKRQTLLFSATMPDDIRKLAHDILNRPVTVQVDHTAPANTVSHALYPVDQHLKTALLLELLKHTDTESVLIFTRTKHRAKRVGQQLERVGYRATSLQGNLSQNRRQEALDGFRSGKFQILVATDIAARGIDVSSISHVINYDMPDTADAYTHRIGRTGRAAKTGDSFTFVTREDEETVRSIERVLGKKVKRCTLEDFDYTKAAPARDAEFARPPREPQRRWKTRGTEAKKPGRSDTSREGRSEGPKTAYRGAESRQKPAAATHKYRPSR encoded by the coding sequence ATGAAATTTCACGCATTCAATCTTCACACGCAAGTCACAGCTGGTATTACGGCTGCAGGCTATGTCACGCCTACGCCTATCCAGGTGCAGGCAATTCCGCCCGTCCTTGAAGGCAGCGATGTCATGGGACTGGCCCAGACCGGCACAGGAAAAACAGCGGCCTTTGTGCTGCCTATCCTCCATCGTCTTATGCAGGGGGAGCGCAGACATGTTCGTGCCCTCATCGTAGCGCCGACGCGGGAACTGGCAGAACAGATACACGAAACGATCAATAACCTCGGCAATCATACCAGGCTTAAGAGTGTAACCATATACGGCGGTGTCGGATTCAATCCCCAGGTCGAGAAACTCAGACGCGGAGCCGAGATCGTGGTTGCCTGTCCCGGCCGTCTGCTCGATCATATCGAGCAGCGCACGATCAACCTGTCCCAGGTAGAAGTGCTTGTACTGGACGAGGCAGACCGCATGTTCGATATGGGTTTTCTGCCTGACATCAGAAAGATCATCAAGCATATACCGGCGAAACGCCAGACGCTTCTCTTTTCTGCGACCATGCCGGACGATATACGCAAACTGGCACACGATATACTGAACAGGCCGGTTACCGTTCAGGTCGATCATACTGCACCGGCAAATACGGTCAGTCATGCACTCTATCCGGTGGACCAGCACCTCAAAACCGCTCTTCTTCTTGAGCTGTTAAAACATACAGACACGGAATCAGTGCTTATCTTCACGCGCACAAAGCATAGGGCAAAACGGGTCGGTCAGCAACTCGAACGGGTCGGGTACCGTGCGACATCGCTTCAGGGCAACCTTTCCCAGAACAGGCGCCAGGAAGCGCTGGATGGATTTCGGAGCGGCAAGTTTCAGATCCTTGTGGCAACAGACATCGCAGCACGCGGGATCGACGTTTCATCCATATCCCATGTCATAAACTACGACATGCCGGATACCGCAGACGCATACACGCACCGGATCGGGCGTACCGGACGCGCTGCCAAGACGGGTGATTCTTTCACCTTTGTCACGCGCGAAGATGAAGAGACGGTCCGCAGTATCGAACGCGTCCTGGGGAAGAAAGTGAAGCGCTGCACACTGGAAGACTTCGACTATACAAAGGCTGCTCCTGCCCGCGATGCTGAATTTGCAAGGCCTCCGCGCGAACCTCAGCGCAGATGGAAGACCAGGGGCACAGAAGCGAAAAAACCGGGAAGGTCCGACACATCGAGAGAAGGAAGATCAGAAGGTCCGAAAACAGCCTATAGAGGCGCTGAATCCCGTCAAAAGCCTGCTGCAGCCACTCATAAATACCGTCCCAGCCGCTGA
- a CDS encoding cold-shock protein — translation MAEGTVKWFNESKGFGFITGEDGSELFVHHTSIQGNGFKTLAEGDKVSFDTEKGPKGPKAVNVVKL, via the coding sequence ATGGCAGAAGGAACAGTGAAATGGTTCAACGAGAGCAAAGGTTTTGGCTTCATTACGGGCGAAGACGGAAGTGAACTTTTTGTACACCACACATCCATTCAGGGCAACGGGTTCAAGACTCTTGCCGAAGGTGACAAAGTGAGCTTTGATACTGAAAAAGGCCCGAAAGGTCCCAAGGCAGTCAACGTAGTCAAGCTGTAA
- a CDS encoding cytochrome P460 family protein: MKTITIIMVIGMVLGLFSLAFAIHETIPAETQLMLPAANAVKVYEYITKSSPYTRWDLWPGRQKMYPGTQPHGDFLTTYVNDTGMFGLRKKTGTMPEGTIIAKENYGTDRKFNALSVMYKIKGYNPAASDWFWAKYDKDGNVLASGRADACIKCHEKKKDNDFVFTGDLKK; encoded by the coding sequence ATGAAAACCATAACAATAATCATGGTCATCGGCATGGTCCTTGGACTTTTCTCTCTTGCATTTGCGATCCACGAGACCATTCCGGCCGAAACACAGCTTATGCTCCCGGCTGCCAACGCGGTCAAGGTGTACGAATATATAACCAAAAGCAGCCCCTATACGCGCTGGGACTTGTGGCCGGGCAGACAGAAGATGTATCCCGGCACACAGCCGCACGGCGACTTTCTGACAACCTATGTAAATGACACCGGAATGTTCGGCTTGAGAAAGAAAACGGGGACCATGCCGGAAGGCACGATCATCGCCAAGGAAAACTATGGAACTGACAGGAAGTTTAATGCACTCTCGGTCATGTACAAGATCAAGGGCTACAACCCTGCTGCTTCTGACTGGTTCTGGGCAAAGTATGACAAAGACGGTAATGTCCTTGCTTCAGGACGGGCAGATGCATGCATCAAATGTCACGAAAAGAAAAAAGACAATGACTTCGTCTTCACGGGTGATCTGAAGAAATAG
- the nth gene encoding endonuclease III, translating into MENRKHMAVIIRRLRKEYPVLRCALQFKDPFQLLVATILSAQSTDLQVNRLTKGLFQKYKAIRDFAEADPDQFRNDVSSVNFYNNKAKNIQASARMVLDQFHGKVPMTMEELIFLPGVARKTANIVLYNAYGIIEGIAIDTHVKRLANRLGITKHEDPVKIERDLMAITPKTDWGDLTHMLIEHGRAVCQARKPMHQNCVLADICPSRNI; encoded by the coding sequence ATGGAAAACAGGAAGCATATGGCAGTGATCATAAGGCGGCTCAGGAAGGAGTATCCTGTTCTCAGATGTGCCTTACAGTTCAAGGATCCCTTTCAACTCCTTGTTGCGACGATCCTTTCTGCTCAGTCGACCGATCTGCAGGTGAACAGGCTGACAAAGGGTCTATTTCAGAAATATAAGGCGATCAGGGATTTCGCGGAGGCTGACCCCGATCAGTTCAGAAATGACGTAAGCTCTGTGAACTTCTACAATAACAAGGCGAAAAATATTCAGGCCTCGGCAAGAATGGTGTTGGATCAATTTCACGGCAAGGTCCCGATGACCATGGAAGAGCTTATTTTTCTCCCGGGAGTTGCCCGAAAGACGGCGAATATCGTTCTCTATAATGCCTATGGCATCATTGAGGGCATTGCGATAGACACGCATGTGAAACGTCTTGCGAACAGGCTGGGGATCACAAAGCACGAAGATCCGGTGAAGATCGAGAGAGACCTTATGGCAATCACACCGAAGACAGACTGGGGTGACCTCACGCATATGCTGATCGAGCACGGCAGGGCGGTCTGTCAGGCCCGGAAGCCCATGCACCAGAACTGCGTGCTGGCAGATATCTGTCCGTCGCGGAATATATAG
- a CDS encoding NAD(P)/FAD-dependent oxidoreductase, which yields MDERKTYDCIIIGAGPGGLQAAIYLGRFNRNVLLIDRGGGRTTLARRIENFLTQKAISGQEIIDQGMEQAASFGVEIVRGVAGSVKKNRGIFEVSTEREIYHGTFVIVSTGGKENIPDIENIYKFFAKTVVTCIDCDGYHFTGKRSLIIGNSIKSANLAMGMREMYSKDMTLVLCTDKLPDDYKEELKDEGIRLVVGRPKRFHGGEAVESLEMEDGTIIPCEMVMSHFGFKLNDKFLDGLELKKESDNRTYQVNRDFESSLSGLYIVGPLCGHDQVVVAAGEGATAALDIKKRLLEM from the coding sequence ATGGACGAACGGAAGACATACGACTGTATTATCATCGGCGCCGGACCGGGCGGACTGCAGGCGGCGATCTATCTCGGCAGGTTTAACCGCAACGTTCTGCTTATCGATCGCGGCGGGGGCAGAACAACGCTTGCAAGGCGCATCGAGAACTTTCTGACGCAGAAGGCGATCTCAGGCCAGGAGATCATCGACCAGGGCATGGAGCAGGCCGCAAGCTTTGGTGTTGAGATCGTCCGCGGTGTTGCGGGCAGCGTGAAAAAAAACCGCGGTATCTTTGAGGTGAGCACTGAACGTGAGATATATCACGGGACATTTGTGATCGTATCCACAGGCGGCAAAGAGAATATCCCTGACATTGAGAATATCTATAAGTTCTTCGCAAAGACTGTTGTGACCTGCATTGATTGCGACGGCTACCACTTTACCGGGAAAAGATCGCTGATCATCGGCAATTCGATCAAGTCAGCGAACCTTGCCATGGGCATGAGGGAGATGTACTCAAAGGATATGACCCTTGTGCTCTGCACTGACAAGCTGCCTGACGACTACAAGGAAGAGCTGAAGGATGAGGGCATTCGCCTCGTGGTTGGCAGGCCGAAGAGGTTCCATGGCGGTGAGGCGGTCGAGTCCCTTGAGATGGAGGACGGTACGATCATCCCCTGCGAGATGGTGATGTCTCATTTCGGATTCAAGCTGAACGATAAATTTCTTGACGGCCTCGAGCTGAAGAAAGAGTCTGACAACCGCACATACCAGGTGAACAGGGACTTTGAATCATCACTCAGCGGGCTCTATATTGTCGGTCCTCTCTGCGGCCATGACCAGGTCGTGGTCGCTGCCGGCGAGGGCGCTACAGCTGCGCTGGATATCAAGAAGCGGCTGCTGGAGATGTAA
- a CDS encoding DUF523 domain-containing protein has translation MQSEDKIRVGISACLLGERVRYDGGHKLNNYLKDILGEHIEWVTVCPEVEAGLPVPREAMRLIGDPASPRLVTIKTGVDLTDRLQLWSEKWLRELQTADLRGFVFKSGSPSCGVKGVEVFTASGQQNSSGTGIFCTAFMTRFPLVPVEDERSFRDAKLLEKFCDRLGFFR, from the coding sequence TTGCAATCGGAGGATAAGATAAGGGTCGGCATCAGTGCCTGTCTTCTTGGTGAGAGAGTCCGCTATGATGGCGGTCATAAACTGAATAATTACCTGAAGGATATCCTTGGAGAGCATATCGAATGGGTGACCGTATGCCCTGAGGTGGAAGCAGGCCTGCCCGTTCCGAGGGAGGCGATGCGGCTTATCGGAGATCCGGCGTCACCGCGTCTAGTAACGATCAAAACAGGAGTTGACCTCACAGATCGCTTGCAGCTATGGTCTGAAAAATGGCTCAGGGAACTGCAGACGGCTGACCTTCGCGGGTTTGTGTTTAAGAGTGGATCTCCAAGCTGCGGTGTAAAGGGTGTTGAAGTTTTCACCGCTTCAGGTCAGCAGAACAGTAGTGGCACAGGTATTTTCTGTACGGCATTTATGACACGGTTCCCGCTCGTTCCGGTTGAGGATGAGAGGAGTTTCCGAGATGCTAAACTTCTTGAAAAGTTCTGTGACCGGCTCGGCTTTTTCCGGTGA
- a CDS encoding peptide chain release factor 3 encodes MYTEEIKRRRTFAIISHPDAGKTTLTEKLLLFGGAIQTAGAVKSNKIKKSTASDFMEIEKQRGISVATSVMNFEYNGKKINLLDTPGHKDFAEDVYRTLTAVDSVIIVVDCVKGVEEQTEKLMEVCRMRKTPVIVFINKLDREGKRPFELLDEIEEKLRIKVRPLSWPISMGSSFKGVYNIYDKSLHLFRPGGSSIAEDVLAVDTISDRVLDERLGEFAFQLREDIALIEGVYEPFERQRYLDADLAPVFFGSAVNNFGVKELLTTFTAIAPPPRSRIADTRIIHPDEKSFSGFVFKIHANLDPRHRDRIAFLRICSGKFERNKFFHHVRLGKDLKFRSPASFLAQEKSIIEEAYPGDVIGLYDTGNFKIGDTLTEGEKIMFQGIPSFSPEVFKEVINTDPMRSKQLEKGLLQLTDEGVAQLFIQEQGKRRIVGTVGELQFDVIQYRLLHEYGASCRFSHLNFNKACWITSHDPKKLAKFCDYRSAKLGTDKYGNVVFFSESDWELQRIRTDYPDIEFHFSSEINTGAVGLKQGRN; translated from the coding sequence ATGTACACTGAAGAAATAAAGAGAAGAAGAACATTTGCGATAATCAGCCACCCTGATGCCGGGAAGACGACGCTCACGGAAAAGCTGCTCCTGTTCGGCGGCGCCATTCAGACCGCCGGAGCGGTCAAGTCGAACAAGATAAAAAAAAGCACGGCGTCTGACTTCATGGAGATCGAGAAGCAGAGGGGTATCTCTGTGGCCACCTCAGTGATGAACTTCGAATACAACGGCAAGAAGATCAATCTTCTGGACACGCCTGGCCACAAAGATTTTGCAGAGGATGTGTATCGCACACTTACTGCTGTTGACAGTGTCATCATTGTTGTCGACTGCGTAAAGGGCGTGGAAGAGCAGACCGAAAAGCTGATGGAAGTCTGCCGGATGAGAAAAACACCGGTCATCGTTTTCATCAACAAGCTGGACCGCGAGGGTAAAAGACCGTTCGAGCTTCTTGATGAGATCGAAGAAAAACTGCGCATCAAGGTCCGCCCTCTCAGCTGGCCGATCAGCATGGGTTCTTCCTTCAAAGGGGTCTATAACATTTACGATAAAAGCCTGCATCTCTTTCGTCCCGGCGGCTCATCCATTGCGGAAGATGTTTTGGCGGTGGATACGATTTCCGACAGGGTGCTTGACGAGCGGCTGGGTGAATTTGCATTTCAACTTCGGGAAGATATCGCGCTTATCGAAGGGGTCTATGAGCCTTTTGAGCGGCAGAGGTATCTTGACGCTGATCTTGCGCCGGTCTTTTTCGGAAGTGCTGTCAATAATTTTGGAGTAAAGGAACTGCTTACCACGTTTACCGCCATCGCTCCTCCGCCGCGGAGCAGGATTGCCGATACCCGCATAATCCATCCTGATGAAAAGAGCTTCAGCGGATTTGTATTTAAGATCCATGCAAACCTCGATCCCAGGCACAGGGACAGGATCGCTTTTCTGCGGATATGTTCAGGAAAGTTCGAACGGAATAAATTCTTTCACCACGTGCGGCTGGGAAAGGACCTGAAATTCAGGAGCCCGGCCAGTTTTTTGGCTCAGGAAAAGAGCATCATCGAAGAGGCCTATCCTGGGGATGTGATCGGTCTCTATGATACCGGCAACTTCAAGATCGGCGATACGCTGACTGAGGGTGAAAAGATCATGTTCCAGGGTATCCCGAGTTTTTCTCCTGAGGTCTTCAAGGAGGTCATTAATACTGATCCGATGCGGTCCAAGCAGCTCGAAAAGGGCCTGCTCCAACTTACTGATGAAGGCGTTGCACAGCTCTTTATTCAGGAACAGGGAAAGAGGCGGATTGTCGGCACAGTAGGGGAACTGCAGTTCGACGTTATACAATACCGCCTGCTGCATGAATACGGGGCTTCATGTCGTTTCAGTCATCTCAACTTCAACAAGGCCTGCTGGATAACATCTCATGATCCAAAAAAGCTCGCCAAATTCTGCGATTACCGCTCGGCAAAGCTCGGCACGGACAAATACGGCAATGTGGTCTTTTTTTCAGAGTCGGATTGGGAACTGCAGAGGATACGGACCGATTATCCTGACATAGAATTCCATTTCAGCTCCGAGATCAATACCGGCGCTGTCGGTCTGAAACAGGGCAGGAACTGA
- a CDS encoding NifU family protein, protein MLEKVQAALDQIRPMLQRDGGDAQLVEVTPDGVVKLKLVGACGHCPMSQMTLKMGIEKRLKEQLPEIKEVISV, encoded by the coding sequence ATGTTAGAGAAAGTTCAGGCAGCTTTAGACCAGATCAGACCCATGCTCCAGAGAGACGGCGGAGACGCCCAGCTCGTGGAGGTAACTCCGGATGGAGTGGTAAAGCTTAAACTTGTCGGTGCGTGCGGTCATTGCCCCATGTCGCAGATGACGCTCAAGATGGGCATAGAAAAGAGGCTTAAGGAACAGCTGCCGGAGATCAAAGAAGTAATCTCCGTATAA